One part of the Microcoleus sp. AS-A8 genome encodes these proteins:
- a CDS encoding HEAT repeat domain-containing protein, which translates to MAHPSLDQLSTQLESESSRDRMVALASLRDVPADEAVPLIKKVIDDSNLQVRSMAVFALGVKQTDECYPILVKLVESDPDYGIRAAAAGALGYLADPRAFEPLVRSFYEDTDWLVRFSAAVSLGNIKDPRAREVLTQALKSEEVVIQQAAIAALGEIKAIDAIDDILDFAQADDWLVRQRLAEALGNLKSDKSISALKFLEKDSHPQVSQSASISLQRLAEASQEG; encoded by the coding sequence ATGGCTCATCCCAGTTTAGACCAACTCTCGACTCAGCTTGAAAGCGAAAGCTCCCGCGATCGCATGGTGGCGCTGGCCTCACTCCGCGACGTTCCAGCTGATGAGGCGGTACCTTTGATTAAAAAAGTCATAGACGATAGCAATTTGCAAGTTCGCTCAATGGCTGTCTTTGCTTTAGGGGTCAAGCAAACCGACGAATGTTACCCCATTTTGGTGAAATTAGTCGAATCTGACCCGGATTATGGCATTCGTGCCGCTGCTGCTGGGGCCTTAGGCTATCTGGCTGACCCAAGAGCCTTTGAACCCCTCGTTCGGTCTTTCTACGAAGACACGGACTGGTTGGTGCGTTTTAGTGCTGCTGTATCGCTGGGCAATATCAAAGACCCCCGTGCGCGTGAGGTTCTCACCCAAGCGTTGAAGAGTGAGGAAGTGGTGATCCAACAAGCGGCGATCGCAGCCTTAGGTGAAATCAAAGCCATAGACGCCATTGATGATATCTTGGACTTTGCTCAGGCAGACGATTGGCTAGTCCGTCAACGCTTAGCAGAAGCTCTCGGTAATCTTAAGAGTGACAAAAGCATCTCTGCGTTAAAATTTTTGGAGAAAGACAGCCATCCCCAAGTGTCCCAATCGGCGTCAATCTCTCTACAGCGCTTAGCAGAAGCGTCTCAGGAGGGATAG
- a CDS encoding S-layer homology domain-containing protein, translated as MSSCKKEQPENRFQEEINQLKTDNAKLRAEVDQLKTQLDNPVAQLSPSPKPVAVALNAPKPVAFEDIQGVAAQKQITQLGQLGVFDTTSGKFDPKAPITRAEFVRWLVRTNNALFPESSDKTIRLSEAGKATFSDVPSTHPDFPYIQGLANAGYSISDDEKTFKPEQVLTREQMLAMKVALDHRVPLESYKGGAPGGWTDSNKISKKYWPAIYVESVFQNNANIRRTFGSLKTFNPQAAVTRSEAVLCISAMGDNVGGFTTAEEALEKVEPKSSP; from the coding sequence TTGAGTAGTTGCAAAAAAGAGCAACCGGAGAATCGATTCCAAGAAGAAATCAACCAACTCAAGACAGATAATGCCAAATTGAGGGCAGAGGTTGATCAGCTCAAAACACAGCTCGATAATCCAGTGGCTCAATTGAGTCCGTCGCCCAAACCCGTAGCCGTTGCCCTCAATGCACCGAAACCCGTTGCCTTCGAGGACATTCAAGGTGTAGCCGCACAGAAGCAGATTACCCAATTGGGTCAGTTGGGAGTCTTCGATACCACATCAGGGAAATTTGACCCCAAAGCGCCCATTACCCGTGCTGAATTTGTGCGCTGGCTAGTTCGCACGAATAACGCGTTGTTTCCAGAGTCTTCTGATAAAACGATACGCCTGTCGGAAGCGGGCAAGGCAACGTTCTCGGATGTTCCGTCCACCCATCCAGACTTCCCCTACATTCAGGGCTTGGCGAATGCGGGCTATTCTATCAGTGACGATGAGAAAACCTTTAAGCCAGAGCAGGTTCTCACCCGCGAACAGATGCTAGCCATGAAAGTGGCGCTAGACCATCGAGTGCCGCTTGAGAGTTATAAAGGTGGTGCACCGGGGGGTTGGACGGACAGCAATAAGATCTCCAAGAAATACTGGCCAGCCATCTATGTGGAAAGTGTCTTTCAAAACAATGCCAACATTCGTCGAACTTTTGGTTCGCTCAAGACGTTCAATCCACAAGCAGCTGTAACCCGATCGGAAGCGGTATTGTGTATCTCGGCGATGGGTGATAATGTCGGTGGTTTTACCACAGCCGAGGAGGCTCTGGAAAAGGTAGAACCAAAGAGTTCGCCTTAA
- a CDS encoding phycobiliprotein lyase produces MNIKEIFEQSAGKWFSQRTGHHPAFKQAESGQSNITIELLAADALEVVQLCEHYQIEPRLAVCGARMTWDGTMEWYEDKGKRSGSTVLIPVPNPDQKGEGRLLRQMGDAQKAPVMGRYIIGNDNALTMITEYETMYSEERLWFASPNFRLRTSILKDSGGFSMACLYSEIRMGVSQPPKKAEDAAAKA; encoded by the coding sequence ATGAATATTAAAGAAATTTTTGAGCAGAGTGCGGGCAAGTGGTTTTCTCAACGGACGGGTCACCACCCTGCCTTCAAGCAAGCCGAGAGTGGTCAGTCCAATATTACGATTGAACTGCTTGCCGCCGATGCTCTAGAAGTCGTTCAACTCTGCGAACACTACCAGATCGAGCCAAGACTGGCTGTGTGTGGTGCGAGAATGACTTGGGACGGCACAATGGAATGGTATGAAGATAAAGGAAAGCGCAGCGGTTCCACGGTGCTGATACCTGTTCCCAACCCAGACCAGAAGGGCGAAGGTCGGCTGTTGCGACAAATGGGTGATGCCCAGAAAGCTCCTGTGATGGGTCGCTACATCATTGGGAATGATAACGCCTTAACGATGATTACAGAATACGAAACCATGTATTCTGAGGAACGTTTATGGTTTGCGAGTCCTAACTTCCGCTTACGCACCAGCATCCTCAAGGACTCTGGCGGATTCAGTATGGCGTGTCTTTACTCAGAAATTCGCATGGGTGTTTCTCAACCCCCCAAGAAAGCAGAAGACGCCGCGGCTAAAGCCTAA